One genomic segment of Vibrio penaeicida includes these proteins:
- a CDS encoding DUF6701 domain-containing protein, whose amino-acid sequence MKLLRFALILMLVLVGASAKALELEYGRYNVNAYAHPDCIDTVCQVNFEKTYDTVPLVFFMSTISFLNEQDSPSAVKVLEVTKTYVKFKQKIAPAYRAPAGMENVPMKVIDYVVMEKGVHDFNGVKIIVDEVSTQKYMYRLSTHSSGNGNRNKKERIYFNSYNGQGFTSFSGTPGIIHQVQSINNGEDFWLTSSVTAVNTSYMDISLERHEIDGYKSKNSRQFPTQQERIGFIAAYGSGERDDIKFAVKNQITINSYDTGNPVSTGCETYADYDENYDVVPIIVASKNTRYGNNGGWLRRCRLETGKSSFMVEEDQDTDAERKHIVERLGYIIFEVPFDVEQCTQFTGPAQTWDTSGSIEIKGSAKISGAVSGTQLGYFDVEAHTNNSCTVGNCVADNSLLVPMFNFASFTPGPNDISFNTGTHTVSPGQYDEINIFGDAVVTFTAGDYFADEVNIYGDAEIKVSGQVYIHSNGTEIKGSGKVNLTGVPNDVYFVVHGSNAEFSIKGAARAIAFVLSEDKIELDESGILMGAIASLTAEVKGDARLNGDISSCNQPVYQLQITPASATELIDHSIPITFNIINSAGNVDTDYIGNLNITPSGNANTCWKSTANINADCINDTSTMQIQAGTATYYLYSSVVVEVATVTAYVVGSPSINASAGPYTFNNSGFIFEPSPFKIIAGKQTDVTIKATRETASGTEVMDDYDGTKTLAITLTSYIIPSTGTIQPLLVNNNVTFVDGVGTLSLQYNDAGQINVTVRDNTNDIEGAMVVEARPDKLALCDFSVQNTVKAHNGTSSGGPAFARAGETFTVRIKPIIYNTSESNQCNRATTPNFYSTTGHFALAELNYTLHSPSRGSSGTLTQEGNSYTPNNIYNFTTTSLAASGIVASMNWNEVGSINLTVSNSNYDYGESSGIDSDTATIGRFYPYQFELTNNYTQEGQAVSFTYMEQNFKSNFTATAQSVDKENTITTTTNYGSFAASLLMHLNLVAVDDEKNPVTESNDLTSRLITGNIANTDWYREWTGGTASLPSTVFKFSRVVQQTTPTRITTQDGPYEVRLGLEVNTNSVNCSVNGCTDFVNAIALRNDGSSTYNGRKFTAALDMRYGRLTLDDVGTNSGMDVTVPVRAEYWNGSQFVTNTDDIETDFDGANYCRELIWPRSGSSSADLTGSHTNITSGTSSNLTARQNSSTEGAQEQVRLKLRIGVPPAGESGLTCSGNTSGGFEHLHYNWFGNGDDNPSALVTFGVYRGNDRVIFRGEPRIY is encoded by the coding sequence ATGAAACTTTTAAGATTTGCTCTAATTCTGATGTTGGTTTTAGTAGGAGCGAGTGCAAAAGCGCTTGAGCTTGAATACGGTCGTTACAACGTTAATGCCTACGCGCACCCAGACTGTATCGATACGGTCTGCCAAGTTAATTTCGAAAAAACATATGATACCGTTCCTCTTGTATTCTTCATGAGTACGATTTCTTTTCTCAATGAGCAAGACTCCCCTTCTGCAGTAAAAGTTCTAGAAGTCACGAAAACATACGTTAAGTTCAAACAGAAAATTGCACCTGCATATCGTGCACCCGCAGGCATGGAAAATGTACCAATGAAGGTGATCGATTACGTCGTCATGGAGAAGGGTGTTCATGACTTTAATGGCGTGAAGATCATAGTTGACGAAGTTTCGACTCAAAAGTACATGTATCGATTGAGTACCCATAGCAGTGGAAACGGCAATAGGAACAAAAAGGAACGGATTTATTTCAATAGCTACAACGGACAAGGCTTTACTTCATTTAGTGGCACTCCCGGAATCATTCACCAAGTTCAAAGTATAAATAACGGTGAGGATTTCTGGTTAACATCATCCGTAACGGCTGTTAACACGTCTTACATGGATATCTCGTTAGAACGACATGAGATTGATGGATACAAATCAAAAAACTCTCGACAATTCCCTACGCAGCAAGAGCGAATCGGCTTTATCGCCGCTTATGGTAGCGGCGAACGAGACGACATTAAGTTTGCAGTTAAAAACCAAATAACGATTAACTCGTACGATACGGGGAACCCTGTTTCTACGGGGTGTGAAACCTACGCCGATTACGATGAGAATTACGACGTTGTGCCCATTATCGTGGCGTCAAAAAATACTCGCTATGGCAATAATGGTGGTTGGTTACGCCGGTGTCGTTTGGAAACGGGCAAATCCAGTTTTATGGTGGAAGAAGATCAAGACACCGATGCAGAACGTAAGCATATCGTAGAGCGATTGGGCTACATCATTTTTGAGGTACCGTTCGATGTGGAGCAATGTACTCAGTTTACGGGTCCTGCTCAAACTTGGGATACGTCCGGTAGTATTGAAATTAAAGGCAGCGCAAAAATATCTGGTGCGGTTAGCGGTACTCAACTTGGTTATTTTGATGTAGAAGCCCATACCAATAACAGCTGTACGGTTGGGAATTGTGTCGCTGACAACAGCCTTTTGGTCCCCATGTTCAATTTTGCAAGTTTCACGCCGGGTCCTAACGATATTAGCTTTAACACTGGTACTCACACGGTGTCGCCGGGGCAATACGACGAAATTAATATTTTTGGAGATGCAGTGGTCACGTTCACGGCGGGGGACTACTTTGCTGATGAAGTGAATATTTACGGTGATGCAGAAATTAAGGTCAGTGGGCAGGTTTACATCCACAGTAATGGGACTGAAATAAAAGGCTCAGGTAAGGTTAATTTAACGGGTGTTCCAAATGATGTTTACTTTGTCGTGCATGGAAGCAATGCTGAGTTCTCAATAAAAGGGGCCGCTCGAGCAATTGCGTTCGTGCTCTCAGAAGACAAAATCGAGTTAGATGAAAGCGGTATTTTAATGGGTGCTATCGCATCTTTGACCGCTGAAGTGAAGGGCGATGCAAGATTGAACGGGGACATTTCTAGCTGTAATCAACCTGTTTATCAACTGCAAATTACCCCTGCTTCTGCCACTGAATTGATCGATCACTCTATTCCTATCACGTTTAATATTATTAATAGTGCAGGTAATGTAGATACTGACTACATCGGCAACTTAAATATTACACCGTCTGGTAATGCAAACACTTGTTGGAAATCGACAGCAAACATTAACGCAGATTGTATCAATGACACGAGTACCATGCAGATTCAAGCGGGTACAGCGACGTATTATTTGTACAGTAGTGTTGTAGTGGAAGTTGCGACCGTAACGGCTTACGTTGTGGGCTCTCCGTCTATTAATGCTTCGGCAGGTCCTTACACATTCAATAATTCTGGTTTTATCTTTGAGCCATCTCCATTCAAAATCATTGCGGGTAAACAAACCGACGTCACTATAAAAGCAACGCGAGAAACCGCGAGTGGTACAGAAGTAATGGATGACTACGATGGAACCAAAACCCTGGCGATTACATTAACCTCTTATATCATCCCAAGTACAGGGACAATTCAGCCTTTATTGGTGAACAACAATGTCACGTTTGTGGATGGAGTTGGCACACTGAGTTTGCAATATAACGATGCGGGTCAAATCAACGTAACAGTCAGGGATAATACGAATGATATTGAAGGCGCGATGGTTGTGGAGGCTAGGCCGGACAAACTTGCACTGTGTGATTTTTCCGTTCAAAACACAGTAAAAGCCCACAATGGTACATCGTCTGGCGGTCCTGCATTTGCTCGAGCTGGAGAAACCTTCACTGTACGAATTAAACCCATTATTTATAACACCTCTGAAAGTAATCAATGTAATCGTGCGACCACGCCGAACTTTTATTCAACCACTGGTCATTTCGCTTTAGCCGAGCTCAACTATACGCTTCATTCTCCAAGTAGGGGGAGTTCTGGCACTTTGACGCAGGAAGGTAACAGTTATACACCTAACAATATCTACAATTTCACGACAACATCGCTAGCCGCGAGCGGCATTGTGGCATCGATGAATTGGAACGAAGTAGGCAGCATTAACTTAACGGTGTCTAACAGTAATTATGATTATGGTGAGAGTAGTGGAATTGATAGCGATACTGCCACGATAGGGCGCTTCTACCCATATCAATTTGAACTGACAAACAACTACACTCAGGAAGGGCAGGCAGTGAGTTTTACCTACATGGAGCAAAACTTTAAATCTAACTTCACTGCAACAGCGCAAAGTGTCGACAAGGAAAACACTATCACGACAACAACTAACTACGGAAGCTTTGCCGCATCACTGTTAATGCATTTGAATTTAGTCGCGGTCGATGATGAAAAGAACCCGGTAACAGAATCAAATGATTTAACGAGCCGTTTGATAACGGGCAATATTGCGAATACAGATTGGTACAGAGAATGGACGGGTGGAACGGCGTCACTGCCCTCTACCGTATTTAAGTTTTCTCGTGTTGTTCAGCAAACAACCCCAACCAGAATCACCACTCAAGATGGTCCTTATGAAGTTAGGCTTGGTCTAGAGGTAAATACCAACAGTGTCAATTGCTCCGTTAATGGGTGCACTGATTTTGTAAACGCCATTGCGCTACGAAATGATGGGTCCAGTACATACAATGGACGGAAGTTTACCGCAGCCCTTGATATGCGTTATGGTCGATTAACGTTAGATGATGTCGGCACAAACAGCGGCATGGACGTGACGGTTCCGGTAAGGGCAGAATATTGGAACGGCTCGCAGTTTGTGACCAATACCGATGACATTGAAACAGACTTTGATGGTGCAAACTATTGTCGTGAACTTATCTGGCCAAGATCAGGCTCTAGCAGTGCCGATTTAACGGGGTCGCATACCAATATCACTAGTGGTACAAGCAGCAATTTAACCGCAAGGCAAAATAGTTCAACTGAAGGTGCTCAGGAACAAGTTCGGCTGAAGCTTAGAATTGGTGTTCCTCCAGCCGGAGAATCAGGTTTAACCTGTTCAGGTAATACCAGTGGCGGGTTCGAACACCTTCACTACAACTGGTTTGGCAATGGGGACGATAACCCTTCAGCATTGGTTACGTTCGGTGTTTATCGAGGTAACGATCGCGTTATCTTCCGTGGAGAACCTAGAATTTACTAA
- a CDS encoding PhzF family phenazine biosynthesis protein — MKLRMRVLDAFTNEQFKGNSAAVIITDEWLSDRLMQNIAIENNLSETAFLVPIKDNKYAIRWFSPITEIDFCGHATLASASALFSDFPSLNELEFSTLEVGNLVVRKRSNGMIEMQFPILAPVPVEAPEALIEGLSITPKLILRSQQAYFAIYDSQDDVFQVQQSQEQLKMLAPYDVVVTAKGEQYDFVSRYFWPANGGDEDPVTGSIHAGLAPYWASELGKSELLALQASQRSGELHCRVTDTHVFVSGSAVKYLDGEIWV; from the coding sequence ATGAAATTGCGCATGCGAGTACTTGATGCATTTACAAATGAACAATTCAAAGGCAATTCCGCTGCGGTGATCATTACCGATGAATGGCTAAGCGACCGTTTGATGCAGAATATCGCGATTGAAAATAACCTCTCTGAAACAGCATTTCTTGTACCAATCAAAGATAATAAATATGCAATTCGTTGGTTTTCACCTATCACAGAAATCGATTTTTGTGGGCACGCGACGTTAGCGTCTGCCAGCGCGTTGTTTTCCGATTTTCCTTCACTGAATGAGCTTGAATTTTCAACCTTGGAAGTGGGCAATCTTGTCGTCAGAAAACGAAGTAATGGCATGATTGAAATGCAGTTTCCAATTCTTGCTCCCGTCCCCGTTGAAGCTCCTGAGGCACTCATCGAAGGCCTATCCATTACACCAAAACTCATTTTACGTAGCCAACAAGCATACTTTGCCATTTATGACTCTCAAGACGATGTATTTCAGGTGCAACAAAGCCAAGAACAGCTGAAAATGCTTGCGCCATACGATGTGGTCGTCACGGCAAAAGGGGAGCAATATGATTTTGTTTCGCGTTATTTTTGGCCTGCTAACGGTGGCGACGAAGATCCGGTAACTGGTTCAATTCACGCTGGTTTAGCGCCGTACTGGGCTAGTGAATTAGGGAAGAGTGAGTTGTTGGCACTTCAAGCATCTCAAAGAAGTGGTGAGCTTCATTGTAGAGTAACCGATACTCACGTTTTTGTTTCAGGTAGCGCGGTGAAATACCTCGATGGGGAGATATGGGTATAA